The following proteins come from a genomic window of Gadus morhua chromosome 11, gadMor3.0, whole genome shotgun sequence:
- the LOC115554383 gene encoding endothelin-2, with protein MSPRTAILLLSFCSSLQDGLSFPSTRRPGEPGGEVISHHRTRRCSCNSRQDSECHYFCHLDIIWINTQSKTTLYGLGSSVARRRRAAGRCFCASPTDRTCSRFCVQSLAN; from the exons ATGTCTCCTCGCACCGCTATTCTGCTCCTCTCCTTTTGCTCTTCTCTGCAGGACG GTCTGAGTTTCCCGTCCACAAGGCGACCCGGAGAACCAGGTGGGGAGGTGATCTCCCACCACAGAACCAGACGCTGCTCCTGCAACAGCCGGCAGGACTCTGAGTGCCACTACTTCTGTCACCTGGACATCATCTGGATCAATACACAGAG CAAAACGACTCTTTATGGCCTGGGAAGCAGCGTGGCCCGCCGCCGGAGAGCCGCGGGTCGCTGCTTCTGTGCCAGTCCAACTGATCGCACCTGCTCCCGCTTCTGTGTTCAAAG CTTGGCCAACTGA